Genomic DNA from Choristoneura fumiferana chromosome 16, NRCan_CFum_1, whole genome shotgun sequence:
GCAAGCGTGACAGTAACAAAACTGAAGCGGTGCGAGTTCTCCACGGAAGGTCTCATGCAAGATCTGAACCGTCTGCTCAAGTTTAAGGAGAACCAGCAACAAGATGCCAACGCTTTTGAGGAGACCAGGAAGGAAGTCGCCATGACCAGCTTAGCGGCGGCCATTAAATATGTGTCGCTTATGAGTGAGAGCACTAATTTTGGAAGGTTAGTTAGAGGAGTTTATCAATATCTAAACTTATTTATAGCTGTATTTTTTGCTCGTTAAGGTGTCCCGCTACTGGGCAAAGGCCCCCTCTTTTTTCCGCCTTTCGTCCCTAGAACGGCCTAATTGCCTAGAAGTCGAGGCAGTCTATGAAACGCgattttaaaagcaaaaactCTCTCTCTATGGACGCCGTTTTTTTTCGAACGTGTTCCGCCCCGCTGCGTcaaatcttaattttatttggctGTTGAAATAGCTGAAATACTGCTGGAACTAGCTGTAAGGCCCGTCCTACATACACGCATTTATTCATCAccacataaacacacacaaaatTGGATGGTGTCTTCAGCTTGCTGCATGTGCACGTATATGCTCCTGAAATCTTGGTGAGTGTCAATTTCTTTCATTTCTTCGACTCCCGCCTGATTACGTACTTCAACAGCTGCGGATTGGTTTCCGCACCTGGCGTGATTAGTCCCTGTCGAGAGCATGCTCTTGCCACTCTAGTTTACACGCCTCCAAGTAGTGCTGTCGTATCCTCTTCGACCTGCCTCTATTTCGGGATTTCCATCGAAACAGAGGCTGACCTGGAACCATATAATGATTCTTGAGCTGATTCTTAAAGAGATATTTACTATACTAGCTTTGGCTCGCAACtccgtctgcgaaaaattcgtgTACCCTTCGGGAACTATGCGGTTTTCCtagataaaaactgtcctagtTCTTTCCAGGGTTCCAGACTatattataccaaatttcatctaaattttattttatttttatttactttatttatcttatttatatttctaaaatgcTTTGTTTATCCAGATTCCGTCTAAGCACAATTCAAGCGGATTGTTTCCTCCACCTCGACGCTGCGGCGCTGTCGGCACTGAATGTACTCCCGGAGTTAGGTGACTCGTCGCGCGCACCCGCCCGCAGTCTACTGGGCTTGCTCGACAGATGTCGCACTCAGCAAGGAAAACGGTCAGTGATAGCTATTTATATACAGAATGATCAATCCAGATGGATCAGTGGGGAGAAGTCAGAAACTGATGAAAAGATGAGATATAGGGAATTCTGTTCTTAGtgcttcgattttagattttattaaaatggcattcaattttttttatttaactcatacataaccgggaatcgaacatGGTCAAAATCTTTGTAAACAATGTTATAAATTCTGCTtagtttttctatgaaaaaaaacatattttacaagcttttatttgacttgctatgtaagtatatgtatgtatgtaaatatgtgcgggtcaaatcttaaatgataaaataacggataactcacgtctgaaatcgagtttaggtCGACATATTTCGGgataatccgtaacccttcatCTGCGAGCGACGCGACTCGgcagctgctgcaacacgcgcactgaaAAGGTTCCTTCAAGGTTCAGAATTGAAATTGGATTAATGTATAGATGACGTGGATGTACGTATTCAAAATTCACTGATAGACACTAGACAGACGATCAACTTCATCTTCCGTCTTTGGGTCAGCGACTTACATATTTTAGGCCgctcgcccacggcgactttgTAGCGATGCAGTAGCGACGCTGTCGCGCGTTCGCAtagatacagtcgcgatgcggtCGCTAGCTGTGTACCCTCGCCCACATAACCACGATTCAGTCGCGATGCAATCGCGCTACTGTCGCGCTTCACCCTCCCTCCGTTCTCTCCACGATGTCGTCCGAAACCGTCGCGCGTTTGCAtcgatacagtcgcgatgcaGTAGCGCGTTAGTAGCGCGTTGCCAATGCGACTTACGCGCGttagtagcgatgctgtcgagcATTTACAAATCGCGCGACAGCATtgctacaaaaagtcgccgtgggcgagggccctTATGTATCCCACATTTCGACTCAATCGGTTCAGTGTCTTCGGAaaaaattggctgtgacagtcGGTCGGACGGGCATTAGACAAGCAAAAACCCTAAGTAAAGTAATCCTCTAAGGGTTCaaatttttccttttaaggtacgtAACCTTATAAAGAACGTTCGTAAACGAGTTTCTTACTAGGACTACATTGAAATACCCTTTTACGAAGCACGCGGCACAACTCAATTGAAAAGGCGTAATACGCCCGtgtatcgtcactactttgaaaaaaaatcatatcttaaatcaatatgtcaacaaaattgacacGAGTTCACACATAAAAATTATCGATTATGAAGCACCAACGTTTTTAAAAGTAGTCCCACAATCAAAACAATCCTTTTGCAAATTGACTTCCAGCCTCCTCGCCCAATGGTTGCGTCAGCCTCTCCGGGACATCAACTTGATCAACGAGCGACTTGACGTGGTCGAGTTGCTGGTAGACAACTCGCAGCTCCGCTTACAACTACACGACGACCACCTGAGAAGGATACCGGACTTGCGAGCGCTGGCCAGGCGGCTGACGCGGAAGAAGGCTAACTTGCATGACTGTTACAGGATTTATCAGGTTGGTTTttacaacattttatttaaattgccctaagccgagtttagacttgctagaaaaatcgtgcaagttgcattacattgcggcgctcgattgaccactacaaactcgttggctttacggtcgcgcaatgtaatgcaacttgcacgatttttcttgaatCCCAGCTTCCCAAAATCTCAGCTTTTACAAAATCATAATTTAGACGTAGAAGTTATTAAAAATGCCATAAAATAgcattaaaatatgaaataaggTAAAATATTCTAACTTGTATCATAAGTTATAGCTTTTAGGGATACATAATGTGTTTGTTATAATCTGATAAATATGCTGTTTAAACTATTGTGACGCATTAGCCCCGGTTGAccttacttgttttatttacgtAGCCGTGTCTATTTTTCGAATGAatgagtttttattatttatttattttataaataattattacatcATAAGTTTTACAGTTCAAAAAcacagtaattaattattacaaaaataattttgtcgAATAACTCGCCATTTGCCATTcccagcggcggcggcgctttTAACTAGCATACTTAAAAATTACAGGCAATCAACCGCCTGCCCCCTCTCTTGCAATGTCTCGCCGAAGCCAACAATGCGACGGTCCACTCATCCATCGCGGAACCGATCTCAGAACTGAACGACGACCTTATCAAGTTCCAGCAAATGATCGAGAGTACTGTTGACATGGAAGCTGTTGACAAAGGTTAGTTATTAGGGTTATGTAGCCAAAGGTTTCCCACggaacaaacaataaaattaaataaataaatatcatgggactaagcaaagcttgtactatggatactgggcaacggataaacatacttatatagataaaatcaaaataatcagCATAAAAGACCGTTAGTCAAACGTTATGGGTATAGAGATGAATAAAGGCATATATAAATGTCACGTGAGCTAAAAGCGCGAGGCGTAAATCTGGCTAATAAGCGCCACCATATAATATGATAATTCCAAGACGCGAATCTagtcaaaaaaccggccaagtgcgatcGGACCTCGCGCTTTATCCGACGTTGTGTccgattctgagttcacgggaagtaccctgtaggttttgattcctttactagtgtcgaaaatttgcagcataaacggctgtatcttttgattgcgttggcttagaagtttcattttttcacagctccaagggacaatagacctgagtatttgatatgaatttcagcttgatacctccacgcatctggaggtggaggtggaggtggagggtcctgacagacagacagacggacaacaaagtgatccaataagggtttcgttttttccttttgaggtacggaacccgaaaaacactttatttttaccCTGAAAAGAACGTATGaacagtggttagagaacctgactacgaaacttgaggtcaccgggtcgatccccggtcggaatatttgtatgaagaatacGAGTGTTTGCTTTTAgtcttaccccctgtttcaccgtccattgattaaatttatttgacggataaatgtgatgccgtctctgtatgttttgttccaatagacggagacggcatcacatttatccgccaaataaaattaatcaatgggtggtgaaacagccccttaatctatttaagtatgtttatccgttgcctggtaccTACatgtaacacaagctttgcttagggGCTTTGTTtcagcatccattgattagtgttaactgccggttaaatgtgatgccgtctctatttatttttgtttgaatagacggagacggcatcacatttaaccgtcagttaacactaatcaatggatggtgaaacagccccttagacttcGGTTACATGCTCATTCTGACGTGAGGTCAGTCTATCATTCTAGTTTTCTGTCATTCACATCCGAATtgactaatattaaaaacatttgattttcaTCAGTCTTAACTGTCAGTCTGGAAGGGTTAAAGGTAATTCTGTCGTCAATCAGaccagaatgatggactgaactgacgccagaatgacCGAACCGCCCAAACCGCgttttactttgggactaggtcaattgtgtcAAATGTCCCGTGGTATTTATTTACCTGTCTGTTTGTTCCCTCTTCACACTTGAACCAGACTTTTTCATttgatttagatgaagtttAGTATGTTTacagtttgagaccctgggatgGAGGTAATAGtgtaagggcggtaaataaggaatacgaacgagagtctattagaagcccgaagtcgaagactgagggctttaattaTTCGTAACCTGTACAGCCCGTGCGACATACTGTTTTTCATCACCTCTTccattggcgataccttaggctgcgctcttagGGTCCCTTAGCGCGCCGCAGCGTGCTTGTGGTTGCAGCAGCGCGTTCAGTGACTCATTTAgcttcatgaaaagaaaatttgtacgcgcaatgactcatttgtTTCATGACAAGTTAAGGTGTTTTAGCAACCAAGGtagactgcatgtttcgacactgttacgagcaagtgtgatgtaaaatagtttttattcggGAATATTGCATAATCCCGCAGGATAGTGACGAATTATTCGCAGGCAAAGTCACGGGCTCTAGCTGCAGTAGCattatacttactatttttttcagGCGAGTTCCTGGTAAACCCGGCATTCGACGAGCAGTTACAAACACTGCGCGGCGAACTGGACCAACTGCAGGCTTCAGCTGAGAAAGAGCTCAGCAAAGCTGCCCGCGACCTGGGACTCGATGCCGGCAAAACTATCAAATTAGAGAGTAACCCACAAAATGGATACTGTCTTAGGTTTGTTAAACTGTGCGCTGTGacgccccggaacgcatatctTGAGATACATAcgtctattttcttttataagtCGCAATAGGCATTGAAACGTTGCAGAAAATGAaattcaaacaaataataattaattattgtattatttattaatggtGACATTGTGCTCgttctttttctttgtttcttcacttgaaatttggcacatggctgtatacttaattttattaaccccaataaatatataatcaaataaaaataaactttttcagaGTAACAATGAAAGAAGAACAATCACTCCGTGGCAATAAAAAGTACACCATCATAGACGCAGTGAAGGGAGGGGTGAGGTTTAAAACCAATACTCTCGCCAACCTTACTGACGAATACGTGACGACTAAGGCGACGTATGAGAAGGAACAAGACAAAGTTGTGGCTGAGATTGTCGGAATcgcctgtaattttttttatatcttttaaAGCTGCTTTGAATTCTTAGCACATCTCGTGGCAGACTACATGCTTGTACGGTTGCCATCAGAtgtttcggagcggccaaggtgatcaataATATCGAAACATGAGCTCTGATGCCTTGAGAATAGAATGAATTttcttttacataaaactgaccgtgattgaccccattctcacctgatgtaaagtgcagatgaggccaaatgtGTATCTTACTGGTTCAGTAatagcctattcactctagccttgaagagccctatactcgagtccaaaattaggcgaactagattgacaactgaaaatgttaccggacacaacaaaaaaaaataggcataggaatatgttgatacaaatttgtcgatataaccttgtgtagacgcggaatgaaaatgtttgtcacttttggactttatttttataggcctgaaaacgacaaaaaggctaacaacaaatataataacgtaacaaaaatttcacaataacggaaatagttccaagcaagccgatggattaagtcgaatgacatatatgaaatgtcaataaaacaaactgTCGGATGGCGTCCTTCCCGATGTTTCAACATTTtgattgaagtttttttttatatcgatattacagcactgctgtaactgtggcaacatttgtatgtaatgaactgtcaagttggttcgcctaattctggactcgagtatgACCTTAATATCAAATCCATAAAGTCGcgtatacataaatattttttcaacttGAGCCGTACCGATCTTTTTGTAGTTGAGAACAAGCTTTACATAGTTAGGATtaggtcatttttttttctcttggtGTTAATAgtcccatgacatttatttataaccttTATGATTCCAGCTGGTTATTCAGAGTGTCTCTTCTGCCTCTCTCACGTCCTGTCTCGCCTGGACGTGTTAGTTTCCTTCGCGGTTGCCGCTGCGACCGCCCCGCACCCGTACTGCCGGCCGGTCGTCACTGAGGATATCGACAACTTCGTGCTAAAGGACGTAAGACATCCCTGTCTTGAAGTGCAGGAAGGCGTGTCGTTTATACCGAACGATGTTGTTTTCAAAAGAGGTCAGTATCATTTttactacataatattataaaagcgaaagtaactctgtcgaTCTGTCTTAACAGCGATTTTGATGCGCGAGATAGCgattggtatgaagatagtttgagaccctgggaagaacataggatagtttgaTTCGATAGTCGCAGGaaaaactagtattataaatgcaaaaataactgtctgtttatctgttatttcatcacgcttagggtctccccacatctataaGCCGCTAGACAAAAGCTTTATGTTTAACTAAGCAAAAAAGACGTCGACGCGTCGGCACTTCCATGCCTTTTTAGCTCTTATTACGTGGACATAAAGGTTTTTTCTAGCAACTTTTGCCgtttccgcgtcgatagatgtggggagaccctttaCCGATTTCTGTACCGAATTAAAAGTAATTAAGTATGGAGATAATTTACTTTGAGATCCtcggaaggatataggatagttttttatcccggaaattttaTAGATTgtgcgggatagcaataaacaaattcttcgcagacgacattatcgcgggcaacagctagtggaATATatgaaagagagagagaagCGAGTTACTGAAAATATAATAGTATTTGGACAATATGTTTCGCTGCggacagcaaaaaaaaagccaAGTGTGAGTCAGCTCGCGCACTAAGGATTccgtttaaatttaaaagcaagCGCAAAATTAGTTTTTTCTTGATTGGGACTGCAATATTGAAGCGTTGCTGAATTTTTACAGTTACGTTCGAAATGTCAGATTACGCTATATTATACAACTAAGTCCAAACAATCAATTTGCGTCATCTGTAGTTTCTTAATCTTAATCGATAATGTTATCTTATTTTATCACACATTCCTCTTCTTACGCCACGTGATTACGTAACATTCTTTACCCGACTGCCTCCAAAAAAGAGGAATATGTtgatgaaattttattaaaaatatactatcTAGCAAAACAGTCTTATAAGAATTGATTTACTCAGCCTGTAATCGTATAACAGCAGAGTTACGGATATCTAGTACCTTTAAAAGCCAATATAAAAAACCTGTTTTTATAACTGATTTTATCTGAATTACGACGTAAAATGCTTGAATAAGGGTTGTGTGTTCACCAACCCAATAACTCGATCTAATGATTCATAAAAATTTCGAATTTAAACTTTTACGCTGAATATTTTTCaacaatcaataaaattattttgacttATCGGGTTTGACCACGCAACCCTAACTGTGACATCAGTTGtgtcacagagtacatatataatattatttcaggcctttgtttacacaattttcGTGCCACCCTATATTTCCTTACAGATTCCTGTCTCATGCATGTAGTAACAGGCGCCAATATGGGCGGCAAATCCACTTGGATGCGCTCATGCGGCGCGGCAGCCTTACTGGCCCACGCGGGCTGTTTAGTACCAGCGGCGAGTGCAACTGTACCGAGACTAAAGGCGCTATGCGCTAGGGTTGGCGCGGCCGATCGGGAGCAGAGAGGACAGAGCACTTTTATGCTGGAAATGATTGAGTCTGCTACTATTCTGAGAGTAAGTGTGCTATACTTATGATAGTAATGACAGTGTAGACGCCATTACAATAATTCTAAAATGCTATAGTCTATTttttaaaccaagatactaaaatgacttTTCATGTGTTACGTTTTATACATCTTCATCTTATAAATAATGATGTGCCCACAACTAGTAATTACCGAAAAGTTTTGGTATGTACTTACCTAGTTTATTTTAATACgtataaaatgttaagatatgaacAGATCTGTGATGTACTAACACACATAGGGCTTTTAGTACattctaaaaaaggtaaaacgggtttaatgaaaatgccaccgtttaggagatatttcgacttcttgtagatgttgatgtttaagtttcaatgtGATCCTAAGAAAGACCTTCCTAAAAGCTCAATGCTTTTAGGCAGGGCaggttgtatttttgtttccatGAAATGTTATGTTTTATCGATAATTTACAATTATGTCGAAAGCCGAAATCATGGAGCAGCACTATTCGTACTATGCtcgtcacattatttttaaatttgacatttcatacagTCACTTTAGTATGttggttataaaataaacagagTATATTGTCCTAAAGATTATAATTAGTCCGTCAGCTGGATTATCAGGAAAACATAATTATGAGTCACAGACATAGCTGTTCTCCTCGCGTGGTGGCGAAGTAGTAAGGTAGCCAGTTTTGCTTTAAACCTACGGAAAGTGACGCTTGAtttgattaattatttactataaCGTAGTTTATGTAATtcattcctttgtttttttttcagacagcTACGCCAGATTCTTTAGTGCTTATTGATGAACTGGGCAGAGGCACATCGACATATGAGGGTTGCGGCATCGCCTGGGCTATAGCAGAGTAAGTTACTTCGAGTATATGTACCGCCGAGGAATTTAAATCACATACCAGGATATTATGGGgcctttttataatcaattttgcTGTTTTCTTTTGCCAATGTataggatgtcaacatgacattagtagcacaaaggttccaccctggtacgtgattcagtttcttcgaccaTACTACAACTTTTTACCTCGTCACTTGGCTTCCACATTAAGTTGTATTccgttgatatggaccttctTAAAATGACGCACATTAATCGTTAGTCTGTTCAATCAGTTTCTAAAAATATCCAAATACAAAGGACCATTATCCATCGAGGAGGATTATCCATTattatcatctcagccgtaggacgtccactattagacataggcctcccccatagacctccagttgctgcggttggcagcggctttcatccaccgtgaacccgcgacttccgtccatctcgttgatggtTGGTGGCTCGTCGGCGATTGAATAACTCGGCTAAAATACGAACAATTCAcgatggtacagtcaacgtcttaaataagtgatcacttttgtaccttgtcattataaagtcatgtttgaaaagccatacgaaattgcgtaacgactgaaagcgacaaggtacataaatgatcacttatttctgacgttgactgtaggtacatgaTCACCTCGGTCGCGAGATTCTTCAAGTTTCAAATTTGTGCGACTGTTTTGTTTTGGTTAGTCTGCGTTTCTAGGAACGTACAACTTTAGTCGCTGTCggtcttaaatattttttgtaactttgtttattttctaaCGTTTTTAGGGTTAGAATAGAAATAAAGTCAGCTAAAGAAATGAGAAGCCATTAAAGTCACCTGGTACCGTCAAGGACttattcatgagccaccatggaaccatttcacagtaaatgtcttagtgacatcgcattaattgacaaggaaaatcgtaatgacttttcctttgaaaaagtACCATGGtcgctcatgaattaaagtccatGACcgttcagtttctttgactatTGCCGTAAATGCGACGCAGAATAATTGATATCCTTATAATTAACGTTTTTATTTGATGTGTATGCAATTATACATAATATCACGATATGGTAACTGTGTAAACGAAAATTAGCCTTATTTCTGGTAGATGAAGATTCAAAATCATTTACTAGtggctttttttttatattttttaaacaatcagTTTGCTTATGTACTAGAGGACTTTACAGATAAATGTACATGCTTTTGTACATACGTAAACTCACAATCTATATAGAGGTTATAATTTCAATTGGCATGAAGAACAAGCCTCTGCATGAGCATTTTGAACTTACACAATTATTATAAAGACCAAAACCAAGTATAACAATTGGTATATACTTTATATGACTTTTATATTTCCaccttaaaatattatgtttcagTTTCCAAGAATATAAAGATTGAAAACATAATAAAAGTCGAtaagatgtttttttattgataaagttTCAAACATGATTTATCGCACACGTAGACACGAATATCCTGTACTGTACACACTTATTGGCGCCTTACTGTCGCCAAGATAATGATTCAAACATTCCTTCTCAAGAATTATACTTTTAACCTAAATACCTAATACGTTTTCGAggatttgcatttttttaagtagcctatAACGGTCTCCCACTGCTGGGAGAAGGCCTCCCATTTCTCCTTCCACTCTTCTCTGGCTTTGGCAAAATGTGCCAGTTCGGCTGGCTGGAAGCGGTTCTGCAATACGACACGGATCGGCCACAGCTCGAAACCGTTTTAaggctttaatttttattgactgCATAAGCACCGTCATCCAATCTGCAAGTCTGGAACCACTGAAACCACAAAAAcaactgtatt
This window encodes:
- the LOC141436179 gene encoding DNA mismatch repair protein Msh2-like, with the translated sequence MSTLQPIHALNLDSVQQQTFIKYYNSLPDKPPTTVRIFDRNDYYSVHGVDATTCSREVFSSIANIKKMGLEPNKLDYLVLSKGNFEILIKKLLLVRRYRVEIYVAEGSVKSNEWSLQYKGSPGCLSQLEEVLGEGLGATDDITPCLLAVNIKTDAVTKGRLLGVACITAGDYQMSVTEFTDDDLLTELETITVQLAPSECLVPMVENDDYKALSKVMERASVTVTKLKRCEFSTEGLMQDLNRLLKFKENQQQDANAFEETRKEVAMTSLAAAIKYVSLMSESTNFGRFRLSTIQADCFLHLDAAALSALNVLPELGDSSRAPARSLLGLLDRCRTQQGKRLLAQWLRQPLRDINLINERLDVVELLVDNSQLRLQLHDDHLRRIPDLRALARRLTRKKANLHDCYRIYQAINRLPPLLQCLAEANNATVHSSIAEPISELNDDLIKFQQMIESTVDMEAVDKGEFLVNPAFDEQLQTLRGELDQLQASAEKELSKAARDLGLDAGKTIKLESNPQNGYCLRVTMKEEQSLRGNKKYTIIDAVKGGVRFKTNTLANLTDEYVTTKATYEKEQDKVVAEIVGIASGYSECLFCLSHVLSRLDVLVSFAVAAATAPHPYCRPVVTEDIDNFVLKDVRHPCLEVQEGVSFIPNDVVFKRDSCLMHVVTGANMGGKSTWMRSCGAAALLAHAGCLVPAASATVPRLKALCARVGAADREQRGQSTFMLEMIESATILRTATPDSLVLIDELGRGTSTYEGCGIAWAIAEELATKCKCFCLFATHYHELTRLPSLHPGVIVNSHAEASVVDQQLLLLHKIAPGPATHSLGLHVAKLADLPESIIEYAEAKQAQLETNLFETDNSNDQESSAGQELILEFLRKCKNIEASHTSDEAMFKEIKVLKKNLLQQDNKYLQSLMIGCDK